A section of the Malus sylvestris chromosome 17, drMalSylv7.2, whole genome shotgun sequence genome encodes:
- the LOC126610739 gene encoding E3 ubiquitin-protein ligase RGLG2, with product MGGRSSKEGSYRQNSSSRSSSSWGGYPGGQSTSYAQPPYGQGSQSYPPPPQESYQSAQPYYAPVYSAPAAPRAQEKTFDRRYSRIADNYHSLEEVTEALARAGLESSNLIVGIDFTKSNEWTGARSFNRKSLHHIGNGPNPYEHAISIIGKTLAAFDEDNLIPCFGFGDATTHDQDVFSFYDDRYCNGFEEVLTRYKEIVPKLRLAGPTSFAPVIEQAMTIVEESAGQYHVLLIIADGQVTRSVDTENGRLSPQEQNTVNAIVAASKLPLSIILVGVGDGPWDMMKEFDDNIPARAFDNFQFVNFTQIMSKNVPPSRKETEFALAALMEIPAQYKATIELNILGGRKGDIPQRVPLPPPVYGASSFSSSKTSRATSFSSPSFTKPSHTSYEPSVPPYYGDSSSVGTAPPAPSSSYDNQVCPICLTNPKDMAFGCGHQTCCECGQDLQSCPICRSAIQTRIKLY from the exons ATGGGTGGGAGAAGTTCAAAAGAGGGGAGCTATAGGCAGAATTCATCTTCTCGTTCGAGCTCCTCATGGGGCGGGTATCCTGGAGGTCAATCAACGTCATATGCTCAACCGCCATATGGTCAAGGAAGTCAGAGTTATCCACCACCACCCCAGGAATCCTATCAATCAGCACAGCCTTACTATGCTCCCGTGTATAGTGCTCCTGCGGCCCCTCGGGCTCAGGAGAAGACGTTTGATAGGAGATATTCCAGAATTGCTGATAATTACCATTCCCTGGAGGAA GTGACAGAGGCTCTTGCGCGTGCTGGTCTCGAGTCTTCCAATCTTATCGTTGGTATTGATTTCACAAAGAGCAATGAATGGACAG GTGCGAGGTCATTTAACCGAAAAAGCTTGCATCACATTGGGAATGGGCCAAATCCCTACGAACATGCGATATCCATTATTGGAAAAACCTTGGCTGCTTTTGATGAGGATAATCTCATTCCCTGTTTCGGCTTTGGGGATG CGACAACTCATGATCAAGATGTGTTTAGTTTCTATGATGATAGATATTGCAATGGATTTGAGGAAGTATTGACTCGCTACAAGGAAATTGTTCCCAAGCTACGGCTTGCAG GACCGACTTCATTTGCACCTGTAATTGAACAGGCCATGACCATCGTTGAGGAGAGTGCTGGCCAATACCATGTCCTGTTGATAATTGCAGATGGCCAG GTCACTAGAAGCGTTGATACTGAGAATGGCAGGCTGAGCCCTCAGGAACAGAACACGGTTAATGCCATTGTTGCTGCAAG TAAGCTCCCTCTATCAATTATTCTAGTTGGTGTTGGAGATGGGCCCTGGGACATGATGAAGGAATTTGATGACAATATTCCTGCTCGGGCATTTGATAATTTCCAA TTTGTGAATTTTACGCAAATTATGTCAAAGAATGTGCCACCGTCAAGAAAGGAGACGGAATTTGCTCTAGCAGCCTTGATGGAAATTCCTGCTCAGTATAAAGCAACAATAGAGCTCAATATATTGGG TGGTCGGAAGGGCGATATTCCCCAGAGGGTTCCTCTCCCCCCTCCTGTGTATGGAGCGTCATCGTTCAGCAGCTCAAAAACTTCCCGTGCTACCAGTTTCAGTTCGCCATCTTTCACGAAACCTTCCCATACCAGTTACGAGCCAAGTGTTCCTCCTTATTATGGAGACAGCAGTTCCGTTGGTACAGCTCCACCTGCTCCCAGTTCTTCCTATGATAACCAG GTTTGCCCCATTTGCCTTACGAATCCGAAAGACATGGCCTTTGGTTGCGGGCATCAG ACATGTTGCGAATGCGGACAAGATCTTCAGTCGTGCCCAATATGCCGAAGCGCAATCCAAACCCGGATAAAACTGTATTAA